The following are encoded together in the Paenibacillus antri genome:
- a CDS encoding FxsA family protein: protein MFRWLVLLMVLVPALEIWILLETGRLIGGWQTFALIVVMGFAGAYLAKREGRRVLEYARMEMSRGIVPTSSILDGICIFAGGLLMLTPGFLSDALGIVLVFPGTRFFFKGALLKFIKRKIDRGELRFFR from the coding sequence ATGTTCCGATGGTTGGTGCTCCTGATGGTGCTCGTTCCCGCGCTCGAGATTTGGATTTTGCTCGAGACGGGGCGGCTGATCGGCGGCTGGCAGACGTTCGCTTTGATCGTGGTCATGGGCTTCGCCGGGGCGTATCTCGCGAAGCGCGAAGGCCGCCGCGTGCTCGAATACGCGAGAATGGAAATGTCGCGCGGCATCGTTCCGACGTCGTCGATTCTGGACGGCATTTGCATTTTCGCCGGCGGTTTGTTGATGCTGACCCCCGGGTTCCTGAGCGATGCGCTCGGGATCGTACTGGTGTTTCCGGGGACGAGGTTCTTTTTCAAAGGAGCGCTCTTGAAGTTCATCAAACGGAAGATCGACCGGGGCGAGCTGCGATTCTTCCGATAA
- a CDS encoding VOC family protein, with the protein MTFVFEGIDHIQLAAPAGCEEAARTFFSGTLGWNELPKPEALAGRGGVWFQCGRHQVHVGVQADFVPAAKAHPAFAVAGIDALRERLAKSGVSVIDDDARADEGVVRFYANDPFGNRLEFMETATRRSAE; encoded by the coding sequence ATGACATTCGTTTTCGAGGGCATCGACCATATTCAATTGGCCGCGCCGGCGGGATGCGAGGAAGCGGCGCGTACGTTCTTCTCCGGCACCCTGGGCTGGAACGAGCTGCCGAAGCCCGAAGCGCTCGCAGGGCGCGGAGGCGTCTGGTTCCAATGCGGAAGGCATCAGGTGCATGTCGGGGTGCAGGCGGACTTCGTGCCGGCCGCGAAGGCGCACCCGGCGTTCGCGGTCGCCGGGATCGACGCGCTGCGCGAGCGTCTCGCGAAGAGCGGCGTCTCGGTGATCGACGACGACGCCAGAGCGGACGAAGGGGTCGTCCGCTTCTATGCGAACGACCCCTTCGGGAACCGGTTGGAGTTTATGGAGACGGCGACTCGACGATCTGCAGAGTAA
- a CDS encoding acyl-CoA thioesterase, producing the protein MSWHEVTVRVRYQETDAMGVVYHGNYLTWFEIARTDWTRAHGFAYRAIEERGLLLPVVDITIQYKHPARYDDEVVVRCRIKELGPVRLSFEYEIARADEPDRLLVAGTSTHVWVDREWKPVRLSKAAPDIYEALSQAAERRE; encoded by the coding sequence ATGTCCTGGCATGAGGTAACGGTCCGGGTGCGATATCAGGAGACGGACGCGATGGGCGTCGTCTATCACGGCAATTACTTAACATGGTTCGAGATCGCGCGCACCGACTGGACGCGGGCGCACGGCTTCGCATACCGCGCGATCGAAGAGCGGGGGCTGCTGCTGCCGGTCGTCGACATTACGATTCAGTATAAGCACCCGGCCCGCTACGACGACGAGGTCGTCGTCCGGTGCAGAATCAAGGAGCTGGGGCCGGTGCGCCTGTCGTTCGAATACGAAATCGCGCGCGCGGACGAACCGGATCGACTCCTTGTCGCCGGCACGTCCACGCATGTGTGGGTCGACCGCGAGTGGAAGCCGGTGCGCTTGTCCAAGGCGGCCCCCGACATCTACGAGGCGTTGTCCCAAGCCGCCGAGAGGAGGGAATAA
- a CDS encoding glutamate decarboxylase, with the protein MWTVIYIAPTAKIAERIRQKLTDEGFLVQVRPINLTKQQFEILVPEGEVGDVQEVLTTILHM; encoded by the coding sequence ATGTGGACGGTCATCTATATCGCTCCCACGGCAAAAATCGCGGAACGGATCCGACAGAAGCTGACGGACGAAGGGTTTCTGGTACAAGTCCGACCGATCAACTTGACGAAGCAGCAGTTCGAGATTTTGGTCCCCGAAGGCGAAGTGGGCGACGTTCAGGAAGTGCTGACGACCATTCTTCATATGTAA
- the accD gene encoding acetyl-CoA carboxylase, carboxyltransferase subunit beta, with amino-acid sequence MNVRDWFSHKRKYATIPSPNAKHEIPEGLMNKCPKCGHIQFSKEVEKNLKVCASCGHHQKLNAYERVELTMDEGRLFEYDSDMISEDPLEFPGYAKKLQQQQEKSGLLDAVVTGEGTIGGFPVVLAVMSFDFFSGSMGSVVGEKITRAIEKATQKNYPLIIFSTSGGARMQESILSLMQMAKTSAALEKHSEQGGLFVSVFTDPTLGGVSASFAMLGDVILAEPGAIVGFTGRIVIEQTIRQKLPENFQTAEFDLAHGQIDKVVHRKDMRQTLIQLLDLHAVRGGTSDAG; translated from the coding sequence GTGAACGTAAGAGACTGGTTTTCGCATAAACGGAAATACGCCACGATTCCCTCTCCGAATGCCAAACATGAGATCCCTGAAGGATTAATGAATAAATGTCCGAAATGCGGCCACATTCAATTCAGCAAAGAGGTCGAAAAGAACCTTAAGGTATGCGCCTCCTGCGGGCATCACCAGAAGCTGAACGCCTACGAGCGCGTCGAGCTGACGATGGATGAGGGCCGTCTTTTTGAGTACGACTCCGACATGATTTCGGAAGATCCGCTAGAGTTCCCGGGTTATGCGAAGAAGCTGCAGCAGCAGCAGGAGAAGAGCGGACTGTTGGACGCCGTCGTGACCGGGGAAGGGACGATCGGCGGATTTCCCGTCGTGCTTGCGGTCATGAGCTTCGATTTCTTCAGCGGCAGCATGGGATCGGTCGTAGGCGAGAAGATCACGAGAGCGATCGAGAAGGCTACCCAGAAAAACTACCCGCTGATCATCTTCTCCACGTCGGGCGGAGCTAGAATGCAAGAGAGCATCTTAAGTCTCATGCAGATGGCGAAGACGTCCGCGGCGCTCGAGAAGCACAGCGAGCAAGGCGGCTTGTTCGTGTCGGTGTTCACCGACCCGACGCTCGGCGGCGTCTCGGCGAGCTTCGCGATGCTCGGCGACGTCATTCTCGCGGAGCCGGGCGCGATCGTCGGCTTTACCGGCCGCATCGTCATCGAACAGACGATCCGCCAGAAGCTGCCGGAAAACTTCCAGACGGCGGAGTTCGACTTGGCTCACGGCCAGATCGACAAGGTCGTGCACCGGAAGGACATGCGCCAAACATTAATCCAACTGCTCGACTTGCACGCGGTGAGGGGAGGTACGTCCGATGCCGGGTGA
- the pyk gene encoding pyruvate kinase, which yields MRKTKIVCTIGPASESPENLKKLVLAGMNVARLNFSHGDFEEHGGRITNIKKVREELGKTVSILLDTKGPEIRLGKLKEEPIELVQGETITLTTEEILGDRNRVPVSYNQLPQDVHVGSTILIDDGLIGLRVEEIKGTDIVCRIVNNGPIKSRKGVNVPGVRINLPGITEKDAADIRFGIQQGIDFIAASFVRKASDVMEIRAILEEHNAQHIQIISKIENQEGVDNLAEILEVSDGLMVARGDLGVEIPAEEVPLVQKRMIEMCNRAGKPVITATQMLDSMQRMPRPTRAEASDVANAIFDGTDATMLSGETAAGKYPVESVQTMARIAERAESALEYREIFLRQANAQQTSVTEAISQAVANSALDLDAKAIITPTESGYTARMVSKYRPKAPIIAVTPDESVMRRLNLVFGVFPVKGEEAANTDELFDMSVSAAQRSGLVHHGDLVVITAGVPVGRSGATNLIKIHQIGQMIAKGQGIGTQSASGKVVVARSAKEALEKTQAGDILVTISTDKDYVPAFERASAIITESGGITSHAAVVALSLGMPVIVGVKDATNLLQEGAEVSVYAELGVIYSGKSNVL from the coding sequence ATGCGCAAGACAAAAATCGTATGTACGATCGGCCCCGCATCGGAATCGCCGGAAAACCTGAAGAAGCTGGTGCTCGCCGGCATGAACGTCGCTCGGCTGAACTTTTCGCACGGAGATTTCGAAGAGCACGGCGGACGCATCACGAACATTAAGAAGGTTCGCGAGGAGCTCGGCAAGACGGTTTCCATCCTTCTCGATACGAAGGGGCCGGAAATCCGCCTCGGCAAGCTGAAGGAAGAGCCGATCGAGCTCGTGCAAGGCGAGACGATTACGCTGACGACCGAAGAGATTTTAGGCGATCGCAACCGCGTGCCGGTCAGCTACAACCAGCTGCCGCAAGACGTGCACGTCGGCTCGACGATCCTGATCGACGACGGCCTCATCGGGCTGCGCGTCGAGGAGATCAAGGGCACGGATATCGTCTGCCGCATCGTGAACAACGGTCCGATCAAGAGCCGCAAGGGCGTCAACGTGCCGGGCGTGCGCATCAACCTGCCGGGCATTACGGAGAAGGACGCGGCGGACATCCGCTTCGGCATTCAGCAAGGCATCGACTTCATCGCGGCTTCGTTCGTCCGCAAGGCGAGCGACGTCATGGAAATTCGCGCCATTCTCGAAGAGCATAACGCGCAGCATATCCAGATCATCTCCAAGATCGAAAATCAAGAAGGCGTGGACAATCTCGCCGAAATTCTCGAGGTGTCCGACGGCTTGATGGTCGCTCGCGGCGACCTCGGCGTAGAAATTCCGGCGGAAGAAGTGCCGCTCGTGCAGAAGCGGATGATCGAGATGTGCAACCGCGCCGGCAAGCCGGTCATTACGGCGACGCAGATGCTCGATTCGATGCAGCGCATGCCGCGCCCGACGCGCGCGGAAGCCAGCGACGTGGCGAACGCGATCTTCGACGGCACGGACGCGACGATGCTGTCCGGCGAGACGGCGGCGGGCAAGTACCCGGTCGAGTCGGTCCAGACGATGGCGCGCATCGCCGAGCGGGCGGAATCCGCGCTCGAATACCGCGAAATTTTCCTTCGCCAAGCGAACGCGCAGCAGACGAGCGTGACGGAAGCGATCTCGCAGGCGGTCGCCAACTCGGCGCTCGACCTCGACGCGAAGGCGATCATTACGCCGACGGAGTCGGGCTACACGGCGCGCATGGTATCGAAGTACCGTCCGAAGGCGCCGATCATCGCGGTCACGCCGGACGAGTCCGTCATGCGCCGTCTCAACCTCGTGTTCGGCGTGTTCCCGGTGAAGGGCGAGGAAGCCGCGAATACGGACGAGCTGTTCGATATGTCCGTCTCGGCGGCGCAGCGCAGCGGTCTGGTCCACCACGGCGATCTCGTCGTCATTACGGCGGGCGTGCCGGTCGGCCGATCGGGCGCGACGAACCTGATCAAGATCCATCAGATCGGCCAGATGATCGCCAAGGGCCAAGGCATCGGCACGCAGAGCGCTAGCGGCAAGGTCGTCGTCGCGCGGAGCGCGAAGGAAGCGCTCGAGAAGACGCAAGCGGGCGACATTCTCGTGACGATCTCGACCGATAAGGACTATGTGCCGGCGTTCGAACGCGCGTCCGCGATCATTACGGAATCCGGCGGCATTACGTCGCATGCGGCCGTCGTGGCGCTCAGCCTCGGCATGCCGGTCATCGTCGGCGTGAAAGACGCGACGAACCTCTTGCAGGAAGGCGCGGAAGTGTCCGTATACGCGGAACTCGGAGTCATTTATTCCGGCAAGTCGAACGTATTATAA
- the ppk1 gene encoding polyphosphate kinase 1 gives MKVNRIRRGGWYGVTKKDHAARDVSNRYVNRDLSWLQFNRRVLEEAQDPDTPLLERVKFLSIVSSNFDEFMSVRVAGMIDQIKAGYQKKDFSGYTPSGLVKRIMKRTGELVHDQYKTYRELMRLLAKEGICCVSEYDDLNATQRAAMDRFYHDIVFPVLTPMAVDQSRPFPLVHTLGVYLAVVLRRDGDIDEEPYFAIVQVPSILQRTVQLPRRQNSKKLEFILMETIIKRHIHSLFTGYVPIAVHSFRLTRNADMTLNEEGAEDLLEEIEKELRKRRWGSPVRLEIEKGMHPYALEMLQEEFEVDDHVFVYDGPLDLTFLMKFAATLPGYDALRYPPVKPVYPKELVDEEGKAGGDLFAAFTKQDVLVHHPYESFDAVTDFVTQAAHDPKVLAIKMTLYRVSGNSLLVQSLQQAAEAGKQVTVVVELKARFDEERNIAWARRLEQSGCHVVYGLVGLKTHAKLLLVVRQESSGLRRYVHVGTGNYNDATAKLYTDVGLFTSHPVIGEDASALFNEMTGYSAPRDWKALSVAPNGLRDQLFRLIRREADNARAGKPARIVAKINSLSHQEIIDVLYEASQAGVKIELIVRGVCSLRPGVPGLSQNVRVISIVDRFLEHSRVFYFENGGDPEVYIASADWMTRNLTRRIELMCPVFDRKIRQSLIHLLELALRDNVKARELLSSGAYARVKGGGAPLRSQFEALKIEKWKVR, from the coding sequence ATGAAGGTGAACAGGATTCGGCGCGGAGGGTGGTACGGCGTGACCAAGAAAGACCATGCGGCTAGGGATGTAAGCAATCGCTACGTCAATCGCGACTTGAGCTGGCTGCAATTCAATCGGAGGGTGCTGGAGGAAGCGCAGGACCCGGATACGCCGCTGCTGGAGCGGGTGAAATTTCTGTCGATCGTCTCGTCGAATTTCGACGAATTCATGAGCGTGCGGGTCGCGGGCATGATCGATCAGATCAAGGCGGGTTATCAGAAGAAGGATTTCTCCGGCTATACGCCTTCCGGCCTCGTCAAGCGTATCATGAAGCGCACGGGCGAGCTTGTGCACGATCAATACAAAACGTATCGGGAGCTTATGCGGCTGCTCGCGAAGGAAGGCATCTGCTGCGTCTCGGAGTACGACGACCTGAACGCGACGCAGCGCGCGGCGATGGACCGATTCTACCACGACATCGTGTTCCCGGTATTGACGCCGATGGCGGTCGATCAGAGCCGTCCGTTCCCGTTGGTGCATACGCTCGGCGTGTACCTCGCGGTCGTGCTGCGACGCGACGGCGACATCGACGAGGAACCGTATTTCGCGATCGTGCAAGTGCCTTCGATTTTGCAGCGGACGGTGCAGCTGCCCCGTCGGCAAAACAGCAAGAAGCTCGAATTCATCCTCATGGAGACGATCATCAAGCGGCATATTCATTCGTTGTTTACGGGATACGTGCCGATCGCCGTCCACTCGTTCCGTCTGACGCGCAACGCGGATATGACGCTCAACGAGGAAGGCGCGGAGGACTTGCTCGAAGAAATCGAAAAGGAGCTCCGCAAACGTCGTTGGGGTTCGCCCGTCCGTCTCGAAATCGAGAAAGGCATGCACCCGTACGCGCTCGAGATGCTGCAGGAGGAATTCGAAGTCGACGATCACGTCTTCGTGTACGACGGTCCGCTCGACCTGACGTTCCTGATGAAGTTCGCGGCGACGCTGCCGGGGTACGACGCGCTCCGGTATCCGCCGGTGAAGCCCGTCTATCCGAAGGAGCTCGTCGACGAGGAGGGCAAGGCGGGCGGCGATCTGTTCGCGGCGTTCACCAAGCAGGACGTGCTCGTGCATCACCCGTACGAGTCGTTCGACGCGGTCACCGACTTCGTCACGCAGGCGGCGCACGATCCGAAGGTGCTGGCGATCAAGATGACGTTGTACCGGGTGAGCGGCAACTCGCTGCTCGTGCAGTCGCTGCAGCAGGCGGCCGAGGCGGGGAAGCAGGTGACGGTCGTCGTCGAGCTGAAGGCGCGGTTCGACGAGGAACGCAACATCGCGTGGGCGCGCCGGCTGGAGCAGTCGGGCTGTCACGTCGTCTACGGCCTCGTCGGGCTGAAGACGCACGCGAAGCTGCTGCTCGTCGTCCGGCAAGAGTCGAGCGGCTTGCGCCGGTACGTCCATGTCGGCACCGGCAACTATAACGACGCGACCGCGAAGCTGTACACGGACGTCGGTTTGTTTACGTCGCATCCCGTGATCGGCGAGGACGCGTCGGCGTTGTTCAACGAGATGACCGGCTACTCGGCGCCGCGGGATTGGAAGGCGCTCAGCGTGGCGCCGAACGGGCTGCGCGATCAGCTGTTCCGGCTCATTCGCCGCGAAGCGGACAACGCGCGGGCGGGGAAGCCGGCGCGCATCGTGGCGAAGATCAATTCGCTTTCGCATCAGGAGATCATCGACGTCTTATACGAGGCGAGCCAAGCGGGCGTGAAGATCGAGCTGATCGTGCGCGGCGTCTGCAGCTTGCGTCCCGGCGTGCCGGGGCTGTCGCAGAACGTGCGCGTCATCTCGATCGTGGACCGGTTCCTCGAGCATTCGCGGGTGTTTTATTTCGAAAACGGGGGCGACCCCGAGGTGTACATCGCCAGCGCGGATTGGATGACTCGCAACTTGACGCGCCGGATCGAGCTGATGTGCCCGGTGTTCGACCGGAAAATCCGGCAGAGCTTGATTCATCTGCTGGAGCTGGCGCTCCGGGACAACGTCAAGGCGCGGGAGCTGCTCTCGAGCGGCGCGTACGCGAGGGTGAAGGGCGGCGGTGCGCCGCTGCGAAGCCAATTCGAGGCGCTGAAGATCGAGAAGTGGAAGGTGCGGTAG
- a CDS encoding S1 family peptidase, translated as MKKQLLTICAFLALITGIALHWTAGAEADAPLTYDAESVYRRSGAAVFYLRALNADGGVRTTGTGVVLSAGGAAATAYHVVKGADRLEAVFPDGTSVSPVTVVAYDESKDAAVLALPKRKSAYPAMELRADPMAFGAKAFAIGYPLKETPIITEGIVNNPAAEINGRDRLLVSAAIASGMSGGPIVDEEGRIAGIVSGSLRTMNNIHLGVEIEEIRKLLAADE; from the coding sequence GTGAAGAAGCAACTGCTGACGATATGCGCGTTCCTGGCGTTGATTACCGGGATCGCGCTCCATTGGACCGCCGGCGCGGAGGCGGACGCCCCTCTGACGTACGATGCGGAGAGCGTCTACCGCCGTTCCGGGGCCGCCGTGTTTTACTTGCGGGCGCTGAACGCGGACGGAGGCGTCCGCACGACCGGGACGGGGGTGGTCCTATCCGCCGGAGGCGCGGCGGCCACCGCCTATCACGTCGTGAAGGGGGCGGACCGGCTTGAGGCGGTATTTCCGGACGGGACGAGCGTCTCTCCGGTGACCGTCGTCGCATACGACGAGAGCAAGGACGCCGCAGTGCTGGCGCTTCCGAAGCGCAAAAGCGCGTATCCGGCGATGGAGCTTCGCGCGGACCCGATGGCGTTCGGGGCGAAGGCGTTCGCGATCGGCTACCCGCTGAAGGAAACGCCGATCATCACGGAAGGGATCGTCAACAATCCCGCCGCGGAAATCAACGGCCGCGATCGGCTGCTCGTCTCCGCCGCGATCGCGAGCGGCATGTCCGGCGGTCCGATCGTGGATGAAGAGGGGCGTATCGCGGGCATCGTCTCGGGCTCGCTCCGGACGATGAACAACATTCATCTCGGCGTCGAGATCGAGGAGATTCGCAAGCTCCTTGCTGCCGACGAGTAA
- a CDS encoding acetyl-CoA carboxylase carboxyltransferase subunit alpha has protein sequence MPGEMNFEKPLVELRQKIDELKAFSAERGIDFADEIARLEERYARLEQELYADMKPAQRMQLARHALRPTTVDYVQHMFTDFIEFHGDRMYADDLAIIGGIAKLNGVPVTVVGHQKGKDTKDNIARHFGMPHPEGFRKALRLMRQADKFGRPIVTFIDTPGAYPGGAAEERNQSEAIARNLMEMARFGVPIVCVVIGEGGSGGALALGVGNRVLMLENAIYSVSSPNAAASILWKDASKADQAAEAMRITAKDMLELEIVETVVPEPKGGAHRDVAEQAASIKEAVWTHLQELMKMTPEQLREDRYHKFRKIGKFTYIPR, from the coding sequence ATGCCGGGTGAGATGAATTTCGAGAAACCTTTGGTGGAGCTTCGCCAGAAGATCGACGAGCTGAAGGCGTTCAGCGCCGAACGCGGGATCGACTTCGCCGACGAAATCGCCAGACTCGAGGAGCGTTACGCAAGGCTCGAGCAAGAGCTGTACGCGGACATGAAGCCGGCGCAGCGGATGCAGCTGGCGCGGCACGCGCTGCGACCGACGACGGTCGATTACGTCCAGCATATGTTCACGGATTTCATCGAGTTTCATGGCGATCGGATGTATGCCGACGATCTGGCGATCATCGGCGGCATCGCGAAGCTGAACGGCGTGCCGGTGACGGTCGTCGGGCATCAGAAGGGCAAGGACACGAAGGACAATATCGCGCGCCACTTCGGCATGCCGCACCCGGAAGGGTTCCGCAAGGCGCTGCGGCTCATGCGGCAGGCGGACAAGTTCGGCCGGCCGATCGTTACGTTCATCGACACGCCGGGGGCGTACCCGGGCGGCGCCGCCGAGGAACGCAATCAGTCGGAAGCGATCGCGCGCAACTTGATGGAGATGGCGAGGTTCGGCGTGCCGATCGTCTGCGTCGTCATCGGGGAAGGCGGCAGCGGCGGCGCGCTCGCGCTCGGCGTGGGCAACCGCGTGCTCATGCTCGAGAACGCCATCTATTCCGTCAGTTCTCCGAACGCCGCGGCCTCGATTCTGTGGAAGGACGCCTCCAAGGCGGACCAAGCCGCGGAAGCGATGCGCATCACGGCGAAGGATATGCTCGAGCTCGAGATCGTCGAGACGGTCGTGCCCGAGCCGAAGGGCGGCGCGCACCGCGACGTGGCCGAACAGGCGGCTAGCATCAAGGAAGCCGTATGGACGCATCTTCAGGAGCTGATGAAGATGACGCCGGAGCAGCTGCGCGAGGATCGATATCATAAATTCCGGAAAATTGGAAAGTTTACTTATATCCCGCGTTGA